The Setaria viridis chromosome 6, Setaria_viridis_v4.0, whole genome shotgun sequence genome includes the window CTCCAGTAAATGGCACAAAAATCTACCTAAACCACATTACCAATAACACTATAGTTTTTCCTGCATAAGGCATCTTGCCCAAAACACACGAACAAGTTATCCTTGTTCATCCACCATAAAGTCATAAAAGAAGGCAGGATTCACTTCCTTCTTTCGCTCAAGTTGTGCCACAAACATTTGTACATCTGCATCCTTGATTTTGGTCCTAAGGTCACGGTAATAGTTTTGCAAATCCCTCAGCGTGCACCCACCATTCTGAAACCCATCCTCATTGACATGGAGAAGTCTATATGCCTGTGAGGTGCCAATGCTAACCTTATGACAATTGAACAAAGTACTCTTTGCCCTCTCACTAACATTACGGTTGGATCTTAACAAATGCCTCTTATCTGGTGACACAAAACCATGGCTGTGCTCCTCAACTATTGAAGCTATCCGATACTTCTTGTCACTGCCAAGCTTGACAACAATATGTGCCTCACAACCAAATCTGATTTCCATCACATTATAtgtctttctcttttttccagATTCATCAATAATATTTTTTACGTTGTCCTTTCTGTACCCTTCCCTTGAACAATAATACCACTTGATTAATATTTCCTCATTTTGCTTCTTGTGCTGACCAACACGAACAGAGAAACCAGCTTCATGTGTATACGATTTGTAAAATTTCTCCACATCTGTGAGTGTATCAAACATCATTCCCCCCACAGGCTTCAAATGTTCTTTGCAATCGGGTGTAAATAAAGAACTTTGCGTGATTATATTGCTTACACATGGCGCATTGGACACCGGAACGCTGGCAGCATGGAACCTTCTTTTTGTGAGTTCTCCAACTCCGGCGTCGACGGTGATGACGGCATGATCCATAGCGGTAGCCTCAAAACTTCTTACTGTAAGTCCGGCATCGTTGGTGTCGATGGAGATAGAATCAACGGCGACGGCAGGATCAATGGCAACATTTGAGAGAGGGCGTCTGTCCACTACCCGTGCATAGGGTCCATGGAGGCGGCACGTTTTGTCCACGCGAGAGACGAAATGCCACATGCGTTGGACTCCATGGCAGGAGGGTTTGGAGGGGGCAGGGGCCAGGGGGGGATTTGCAAAATACCGTTTTGCATTGCTGGCCGGCGGGCGCTTAAGTGCAAATTAACCCCATCTCtaaccctatccattggatGAGCATCTTGTGGTCTTGATTCAAAGTTTCTAAGGTTGCACAGCGGCTCTAGTTTCCAATGGATATGGTACCTGTTTGTTTGGGCCTCTTGTTTGGGCCTCGTAAGTGAATCCGCCGTTCTTGTTCCAGGCATGCTTCCAGCCCATTAATCATCCTCGCATCCCCAACCATTTTGTGCTCGGCTCCAGCCGGCTCCAGCCGCACCTTCCTCACTGAGTGAACGCACCTCACTCCTAAACCCTACAGCTACATGCcagcatgccgccgccgcccggccacccCTGCGGCCTGCCTCAATCCCCCCACCAGCACCGCGCTACGAGATCCAAGTACGGGTACTGCTCTTGCTCTCTCTCAAACCTCAAGATCTATCTGAATTTGTTACTGGAACTGAGGATTTTGTTGTTCTTGCGAGGAACAGCAGATGGCACTGCCGTCGTAGGTGGGAAGAGCTCCCGTCGGACCTCCTGGGCCTCGTCCTCCATCTCCTTCCATCCCTTGCCGACCGCGTCCACCTCCGCACCATCTGCCACCCCTGGCGCATGGGCGCCCAGCCCCAGCGGCACAAGCCGCTGCCACTGCTGCTCCCATGGCTCGCCCTCATCGATGGAACCCTCGTCGACCTCCACGGCACTCCCGTCCGCTGCGCGCCCATCCTCCACGAGGGCATCTTCTGCTACCTCTCCGTCGACAACTTGGCCTTCCTCATGCACGGCGATGGTGGATGCTCTCTCATGAACCCTCTCTCCAGCCTCACGCTCCATCTGCCCAAGCTGGCCCCTGCTGTGAGCCGAGCGCTCGAAAATTTAGCTTATGATCAGTCCTACGTCCGAAAGACACACACTAAGGTGATCCTGTCCTTGCCACTCGATTTGACGCCAGATCCCCTTGTTGCGATCATAATTAAGGATGGATTCAGCCTTGCTATCTCTCCTTCCAAGGATTATGATGCGATCAGCATTAGCTTGCCTCTGGAGAGGCCTGGGGGCCTTCCAACGATGATGATCAGTGATATTTCCTTCTTCCACGGGGAGCTCTACGCCCTCACTGTCTATGAAGGCTTCACATCATCAACCTCGATGTCGATGGCCTCAGCAAGCCAAATTTCTTTTATCAGTGCATCGCGGACGACCCC containing:
- the LOC117861820 gene encoding uncharacterized protein yields the protein MEIESTATAGSMATFERGPTCQHAAAARPPLRWEELPSDLLGLVLHLLPSLADRVHLRTICHPWRMGAQPQRHKPLPLLLPWLALIDGTLVDLHGTPVRCAPILHEGIFCYLSVDNLAFLMHGDGGCSLMNPLSSLTLHLPKLAPAVSRALENLAYDQSYVRKTHTKVILSLPLDLTPDPLVAIIIKDGFSLAISPSKDYDAISISLPLERPGGLPTMMISDISFFHGELYALTVYEGFTSSTSMSMASASQISFISASRTTPSNTKYTVPTISGSSKYTLKELGVIQNTW